One Chroococcidiopsis sp. TS-821 genomic window carries:
- a CDS encoding glycosyltransferase family 4 protein, with amino-acid sequence MKILLLHDYGTATGGAELQILALRKNLRDRGHDARLFASRGTLVPGSPVLADYTCFGTTSISLQFLSNTINPSAYFNLRRALQEFQPDVVHIRMFLWQLSPLILPLLKDIPCLYQTAVYKAICPVGTKLLPDKSPCHEPPGKACLRHGCLEVPATWPVFMLQQQLWQKWRNAIDLVVTLSHAMKAIFATAGIEPIEVVHNGVPVRPIRSSCLSEPPTVAYAGRLVAEKGVGVLLQAFARVQTQIPQAQLVIAGQGAEAENLQALAAELNLGDRIVWLGHLPRQAMEQHFDTAWVQVVPSLWAEPFGNVTTEAMMRGTAVIASRVGAQPEIVRDGETGFLVPPNDVDALTTALLSLLQNRDRAEKMGRAGRDRALKNFSEDKCTEKFLEIYQRLIASYSTHRVRQTSRIAPFRETAS; translated from the coding sequence ATGAAGATTCTTCTACTTCACGACTATGGTACAGCAACCGGAGGAGCCGAACTGCAAATACTAGCTTTGCGGAAAAATTTGCGCGATCGCGGTCATGATGCGCGGCTATTTGCTAGTCGTGGCACGTTAGTTCCTGGCAGTCCCGTTTTAGCAGATTACACTTGCTTTGGCACGACATCAATATCGCTGCAATTTCTCTCAAATACTATTAATCCCTCGGCTTATTTTAACTTGCGTCGCGCTCTGCAAGAATTTCAACCGGATGTCGTGCATATCCGGATGTTTTTGTGGCAACTTTCGCCGTTAATTCTGCCACTGCTGAAAGACATACCGTGTTTGTATCAAACTGCCGTCTACAAAGCAATTTGCCCAGTAGGGACAAAACTATTGCCCGACAAAAGTCCGTGTCACGAACCTCCTGGAAAAGCTTGTTTGCGTCATGGCTGTTTGGAAGTACCAGCAACATGGCCAGTGTTTATGCTACAACAGCAGCTTTGGCAAAAGTGGCGCAATGCTATCGACTTAGTCGTAACGCTAAGTCATGCCATGAAAGCAATTTTTGCAACCGCAGGAATTGAACCGATTGAAGTCGTGCATAACGGAGTTCCGGTTAGACCAATACGTTCGTCGTGTCTTAGCGAGCCGCCAACTGTAGCTTATGCAGGTCGATTGGTTGCTGAAAAAGGCGTGGGAGTTTTGTTGCAAGCCTTTGCCCGCGTTCAAACGCAGATTCCTCAAGCGCAGTTAGTGATTGCAGGTCAAGGTGCAGAAGCAGAAAATCTCCAAGCCTTAGCCGCCGAATTAAACCTTGGCGATCGCATTGTGTGGTTGGGTCATTTACCTCGCCAAGCTATGGAACAACACTTCGACACAGCTTGGGTGCAAGTTGTGCCTTCACTATGGGCAGAACCGTTTGGTAATGTGACGACAGAAGCGATGATGCGAGGTACAGCGGTCATTGCTAGCCGTGTTGGCGCGCAACCTGAGATTGTCCGCGATGGCGAGACTGGTTTTTTAGTACCGCCGAATGACGTTGATGCTTTAACTACTGCATTGCTGAGTTTATTACAAAATCGCGATCGCGCTGAAAAAATGGGGAGGGCTGGTCGCGATCGCGCCTTGAAGAACTTTAGTGAAGATAAATGTACTGAAAAATTTCTAGAAATCTACCAGCGATTAATTGCATCTTACAGCACTCATCGCGTTCGTCAAACTTCCAGGATAGCACCCTTTAGAGAAACCGCCTCATGA
- a CDS encoding glycosyltransferase, whose amino-acid sequence MLSTPKSIDVLVARYGGAHYASYQALCAIVEQQQLPWQLNAIDVDDIVERFMAQQNQMVDLYKALTGKRGGELYTQMLKNGQTWLHPVLLFMNQLLVKLNYSKGVQIFTEFWRDRQPDLVISTLPLYNKVLWNSLQQGKPGTPAIVIPVDFGDVPPGFYIEPETGSYIACASEKMAQQARALGVKEELIVPTSGLMIHPRFYQPILCDRASERERLGLDPHCLTGIVMFGGYGSKVMLEIAKRLEKFHQSLQLIFICGRNEELATELNQLQGNQKKFVVGFTQDIPYYMHLADFFIGKAGGSSISEALAMKLPIIVESNNTILKNERLNADWIQQQQVGVAIRSIRDIDKAVAQFIDAESLARYQAKIATVDNCAVFEMPGILQKILANSYKLNSPEILKQRS is encoded by the coding sequence ATGCTATCAACTCCTAAATCAATTGATGTTCTTGTCGCCCGCTATGGTGGCGCACACTACGCTAGCTATCAGGCACTATGCGCGATCGTGGAACAGCAACAACTTCCTTGGCAACTGAATGCTATTGATGTAGACGACATCGTAGAACGCTTCATGGCACAACAAAATCAAATGGTAGATCTCTACAAAGCACTTACTGGAAAGAGGGGTGGTGAATTGTATACTCAGATGCTGAAAAATGGGCAAACATGGCTTCACCCAGTGCTACTGTTTATGAATCAACTTCTTGTTAAACTTAATTACTCAAAAGGCGTACAAATTTTTACTGAATTCTGGCGCGATCGCCAACCAGATTTAGTTATTTCAACATTACCTTTGTATAACAAAGTTCTTTGGAATAGTTTACAGCAAGGAAAACCAGGTACTCCTGCGATCGTTATTCCTGTAGATTTTGGCGATGTCCCACCTGGATTTTATATCGAACCAGAAACAGGAAGCTACATAGCTTGCGCGAGTGAAAAAATGGCACAACAAGCCCGCGCTTTAGGAGTCAAAGAAGAACTGATTGTGCCAACTTCAGGATTGATGATTCATCCTCGTTTTTATCAACCTATTCTGTGCGATCGCGCCTCGGAAAGAGAACGTTTAGGTTTAGATCCTCATTGTTTGACTGGAATTGTCATGTTCGGCGGCTATGGTTCTAAAGTGATGTTGGAAATTGCCAAGCGCTTGGAGAAGTTTCATCAAAGCTTACAACTTATTTTTATTTGCGGACGTAACGAAGAACTCGCTACCGAATTAAATCAACTTCAAGGTAATCAAAAGAAGTTTGTTGTGGGATTTACTCAGGACATTCCTTACTATATGCATCTTGCTGACTTTTTTATTGGTAAAGCAGGTGGTAGTAGTATCAGCGAGGCACTGGCAATGAAGTTACCAATTATCGTTGAAAGCAATAATACCATACTCAAAAATGAGCGACTTAATGCTGATTGGATTCAACAACAACAAGTAGGTGTGGCGATCCGCAGTATTCGAGATATCGATAAGGCAGTTGCACAGTTTATTGATGCAGAAAGTTTGGCGCGTTATCAGGCAAAGATTGCAACTGTAGATAATTGTGCTGTATTTGAAATGCCAGGTATTTTACAGAAAATTCTTGCAAATAGTTATAAGTTAAATTCACCTGAAATTCTTAAACAGAGGTCGTGA
- a CDS encoding MFS transporter: MNQSRVKVLTLAAMCSALFMTNTDDTVLNVALPQIQTSLGSDVSGLQWILNAYTLPAASLALTSGTFGDTYGRKRLFLAGVAIFMVASVICGCATHMGILITGRVLQGIGAVALIPTSLSILTHTFPKPQEQTQAIAIWSAVSALALIAGPVIGGLLVDVFGWQSTFFMNIPFGAIAFWITTRFVNEAQHKRRRYIDLPGLILSVVVLAALTYALIEGNTQTWRSPLILGLFAIAGVSFVTFLIVEFRSTHPLLPINLFKNPSFSVVNGVHVLVMFTFISSLFIFSLFLQQVQGYSAIAAGVRFLPLNGAFVVALLISGWLAARVGWRLTMTVGLTLAGLATLSFVGLRADTEYGTMVWMLVVSGFGGGLTLPPLAAVAMSVAPPSQAGIASAVLNTTNRLGGILGVALQGTILMQRQAAELVRSLSAWNLPSNLQNQLITEVLRNGAKLPANLPANINPSKLQHAIHNAFVSGLHATVVVAGIALLIGALLVWAFIPSTVHRENQVKV, from the coding sequence ATGAATCAAAGTCGCGTCAAAGTTTTGACTTTAGCTGCAATGTGTTCTGCATTATTTATGACAAACACCGATGACACAGTTTTGAACGTAGCACTACCGCAGATTCAAACGAGTTTAGGTTCTGATGTTTCAGGATTGCAGTGGATTCTCAACGCTTACACGTTACCTGCTGCAAGTTTGGCACTCACAAGCGGTACCTTTGGAGATACTTACGGACGCAAGCGACTATTTCTTGCAGGAGTCGCCATTTTTATGGTCGCTTCAGTGATTTGTGGCTGTGCTACTCATATGGGAATTTTAATTACTGGTCGAGTATTGCAAGGTATTGGTGCGGTTGCTTTAATTCCAACTTCTTTGTCGATCCTCACGCATACTTTTCCTAAACCCCAAGAACAAACGCAAGCGATCGCAATTTGGTCTGCGGTATCAGCATTAGCACTCATTGCAGGTCCGGTGATTGGGGGATTACTTGTGGATGTTTTTGGCTGGCAAAGTACATTTTTTATGAATATACCCTTTGGTGCGATCGCGTTTTGGATTACGACGCGCTTTGTCAACGAAGCACAGCATAAACGTCGGCGGTATATCGATCTACCAGGTTTGATCTTAAGTGTCGTTGTTTTGGCAGCACTCACTTACGCCTTAATTGAAGGAAATACGCAGACATGGCGATCGCCGCTGATTCTCGGTTTATTTGCGATCGCAGGAGTCAGTTTTGTGACATTTTTAATTGTTGAATTTCGCAGCACTCATCCTTTATTGCCAATCAATTTATTTAAAAATCCCAGTTTCAGCGTCGTTAATGGCGTTCATGTCTTAGTGATGTTCACGTTCATTAGCTCGCTGTTCATTTTCAGCTTATTTTTGCAACAAGTGCAAGGTTACTCAGCTATCGCCGCAGGTGTACGTTTTCTCCCGTTAAATGGGGCTTTTGTTGTGGCGTTGCTGATTTCAGGTTGGTTAGCAGCGCGGGTAGGATGGCGCTTGACGATGACGGTAGGGTTAACTTTAGCAGGCTTGGCGACATTATCGTTTGTTGGTCTGCGTGCTGATACTGAATATGGAACAATGGTATGGATGCTCGTGGTTTCTGGCTTTGGTGGTGGCTTGACACTACCCCCTTTAGCCGCAGTTGCGATGAGTGTTGCACCGCCATCACAAGCAGGAATCGCCTCAGCAGTACTCAATACAACAAATCGTCTCGGTGGGATTTTAGGAGTTGCACTGCAAGGAACAATTCTGATGCAAAGACAAGCTGCGGAACTAGTGCGATCGCTTTCTGCTTGGAATCTACCTTCAAACTTGCAAAATCAACTCATTACTGAGGTTCTACGTAATGGCGCGAAACTTCCTGCTAATCTCCCAGCTAACATCAATCCATCAAAGTTGCAGCACGCAATTCACAATGCTTTCGTTTCAGGTTTGCACGCTACAGTCGTTGTTGCTGGTATTGCTTTACTTATTGGGGCATTATTGGTTTGGGCATTTATACCTTCAACGGTTCATCGAGAGAATCAAGTAAAGGTATAA
- a CDS encoding glycosyltransferase family 2 protein: protein MKHQQPYFSIVIPTYNRPEQLARCLESLTRLDYPRQDFEVIVVDDGSTTPLEPIVTRYKLNLTLIHQANSGPAAARNTGVKRAKGKYLAFTDDDCTPAPDWLTTLADRFATAPNCMIGGQTLNALRQNPYSTASQLLVDYLYIFHQTSLPQLHFFTSNNMSLPTEMFRNLGGFDTTFTLAAAEDRELCDRWLHYGYEMIYAPEVQIYHAHQLTLASFWRQQFNYGRGAFNFQVCRSSRTREKTKVNPLKFLFNLLTYPFWQNLQKFEHPAILLTLLLFVSQVAAIAGLFRETFSRNSFRNLDFSLFVPDK from the coding sequence ATGAAGCACCAACAACCTTATTTCTCGATTGTGATTCCGACTTACAACCGTCCAGAACAACTGGCACGTTGTTTAGAATCGTTGACGCGCTTAGACTACCCGCGTCAAGACTTTGAGGTAATTGTTGTAGACGATGGCAGTACAACACCACTAGAACCTATTGTTACTCGTTACAAGCTGAACTTAACGCTGATTCATCAAGCTAACTCTGGACCTGCGGCTGCAAGAAACACTGGTGTAAAACGCGCAAAGGGCAAGTACTTAGCTTTCACCGATGATGACTGTACGCCTGCACCTGATTGGTTAACAACCTTAGCAGATCGTTTTGCCACTGCACCAAACTGTATGATTGGCGGTCAAACCTTGAATGCACTTCGGCAAAACCCCTACTCTACTGCGAGTCAACTATTAGTAGATTACCTTTATATTTTTCATCAAACTAGCCTGCCGCAGTTGCATTTTTTTACCTCTAATAATATGTCCTTGCCAACAGAAATGTTTCGCAACCTTGGTGGTTTTGATACTACCTTTACGCTGGCTGCCGCAGAAGATCGGGAATTGTGCGATCGCTGGTTACATTACGGTTATGAAATGATTTACGCTCCTGAGGTGCAGATTTATCACGCACATCAATTAACACTTGCAAGTTTCTGGCGTCAGCAATTCAATTATGGTCGCGGAGCTTTTAACTTTCAAGTTTGTAGGTCTTCTCGAACTCGCGAAAAAACTAAAGTCAATCCACTGAAGTTTCTCTTTAATTTACTAACTTATCCTTTTTGGCAAAATCTGCAAAAGTTTGAGCACCCAGCAATTTTATTAACACTGTTGTTGTTCGTCTCTCAAGTAGCAGCAATCGCTGGATTATTTAGAGAAACTTTTAGCAGAAATTCATTTAGAAATTTAGACTTTTCACTGTTTGTACCGGACAAATAA
- a CDS encoding glycosyltransferase family 2 protein: MMNPQVTIVVSPRERFSYTRESLESLYAHTNIPFKLVYVDGNSPPDVQQYLAAQAQEKHFQLIRTDYYLCPNRARNLGLAAVDTKYVVFVDNDVIFSPNWLDALINCAEETEATVVGPLVCQEQPVHEIIHFAGGECHIVLDAKGRRRLREKMYRQGQMVAEVRHKLQRTLTELSEFHCVLVRTAIFHKIGGFNESMFNTKEHLDFCMDVVKAGGTVYFEADSIVTYVAPPPLKWTDLHFYMLRWSDAWELASLKHLREKWGLAEDGYFQHKYKILGWRRVHAIYLPLIRKLTLGVENQWLENALIYGLAPIEKLFNRYLTSQYAKHHLKPQSPSPTHPTSVTFMPGS; the protein is encoded by the coding sequence ATGATGAATCCACAAGTCACAATCGTTGTTTCCCCGCGCGAGCGTTTTAGCTACACTCGCGAATCTTTAGAAAGTCTTTATGCACACACAAACATTCCCTTTAAGTTAGTTTATGTCGATGGCAACTCGCCGCCAGATGTACAGCAATATCTCGCAGCACAAGCCCAAGAAAAACATTTTCAACTGATTCGTACCGATTACTACCTCTGTCCTAATCGCGCTCGAAATCTTGGTTTAGCTGCGGTTGACACAAAATATGTCGTGTTTGTTGATAACGACGTCATTTTTTCGCCAAATTGGTTGGATGCTCTTATCAACTGTGCTGAAGAAACAGAAGCAACCGTTGTTGGACCATTGGTCTGTCAAGAGCAACCCGTACATGAAATTATTCACTTTGCTGGCGGCGAATGTCACATTGTTCTCGATGCCAAAGGAAGACGTCGCCTGCGCGAGAAGATGTACAGACAAGGTCAAATGGTAGCAGAGGTACGTCATAAGTTGCAACGCACTCTCACAGAGTTATCAGAGTTCCATTGCGTGCTAGTGCGGACGGCGATATTTCACAAAATTGGCGGCTTTAATGAATCGATGTTCAATACAAAGGAGCACTTAGACTTTTGTATGGACGTAGTCAAAGCAGGAGGTACAGTCTACTTTGAGGCTGATAGCATCGTTACTTATGTAGCGCCACCACCTCTAAAGTGGACAGATTTACACTTTTATATGCTGCGGTGGAGTGATGCTTGGGAGTTAGCTAGCTTAAAACACTTGCGAGAAAAGTGGGGCTTAGCCGAAGACGGGTACTTTCAGCATAAATACAAAATTTTGGGATGGAGACGCGTCCATGCAATTTATCTTCCGCTCATTCGGAAGTTGACTTTAGGTGTCGAAAATCAATGGCTGGAAAACGCTCTCATCTATGGGTTAGCACCTATAGAAAAGTTATTCAATCGCTACCTCACAAGTCAATACGCCAAGCACCACCTCAAACCACAGTCTCCATCGCCAACACATCCGACCTCAGTCACATTCATGCCTGGTAGTTGA
- a CDS encoding class I SAM-dependent methyltransferase, with product MEPLTQNQTTSKQRLECLMCHYRVNPLDESAFYTFRCNVRAYMDEEFKVWRCPDCQTIHCLDVVDLDRYYAKFPIFQAELTWSYRFIYRKLCSRFTKHGFSQNHLLLDYGCGANGLFVQYLQERGFQNTYGYDPYGPKDGFGDRAILQNGPFDYISLQDVIEHVEDPHELLSELDSLLAPGGYILIGTPDAARLHLNRPNSPDDYNLVHVPYHLHIYTRESLESLGRHQGWEVVDFFNRGYDDTPWFGFNVRTWNAYVSLMDGSVDVVFEPLKLGKAFTSPKFIFYATFGYWLSFYSRMSVMFRKSS from the coding sequence ATGGAACCTTTAACACAAAATCAGACAACAAGCAAGCAACGCTTAGAGTGCTTGATGTGTCACTATCGTGTCAATCCGCTTGATGAATCTGCATTTTATACGTTCCGTTGCAATGTCCGAGCCTATATGGACGAAGAGTTCAAGGTTTGGCGATGTCCTGATTGTCAGACGATTCACTGTCTAGACGTTGTCGATCTTGACCGCTATTATGCAAAGTTCCCGATTTTTCAAGCTGAGTTAACGTGGTCTTATCGATTTATCTATCGCAAGCTTTGCAGTCGATTCACAAAGCATGGGTTTTCCCAGAATCACTTGTTGCTAGATTATGGCTGTGGTGCTAATGGGTTGTTTGTGCAATACCTGCAAGAACGCGGCTTTCAGAATACTTATGGATATGACCCCTACGGACCAAAAGATGGCTTCGGCGATCGCGCCATCCTCCAAAACGGACCTTTCGATTACATTTCACTTCAAGATGTTATCGAACACGTTGAAGATCCTCATGAGTTATTGAGTGAGTTAGATAGCTTGCTTGCTCCTGGAGGTTATATTCTCATCGGCACGCCTGACGCTGCTCGTCTCCATCTTAACCGACCAAACTCACCTGATGACTACAATTTAGTTCACGTTCCCTACCACCTACATATTTATACACGTGAATCGCTCGAATCTTTAGGGCGTCATCAAGGATGGGAAGTTGTAGATTTCTTCAATCGCGGATACGACGATACACCTTGGTTTGGTTTCAACGTTCGCACTTGGAACGCCTACGTGAGTTTAATGGATGGTTCTGTCGATGTTGTTTTTGAACCACTCAAACTAGGAAAAGCGTTTACCTCACCTAAATTTATTTTCTACGCTACTTTCGGCTATTGGCTTAGTTTTTACTCGCGGATGTCTGTGATGTTCCGCAAAAGCAGTTAG
- a CDS encoding lipopolysaccharide biosynthesis protein, producing MTPDPVRVDSNQYIQTDALNAQLQKRSRKSGLVTVAAQPIKVALGIGSTAILARLLTPADFGLLAMVAPLLKLVDSLANLGLETATVQREKLDHQQASAVFWLSLKINAVVLGLMVLMAPVLARFYQQNELTEITIALAVGVLSLCLTFQHKSLLKRQMRFEAITAIEIGSLLAGAISAIAAAWLGLGYWALVLQIVVMQLTQSIASWFVCGWRPARYVKSNALDFNLRAMVAYGAHLTGFRFLTRIGMSLDRILIGYLSGAGALGFYAVAYQWAYFPFEQIYHPLFDVAVSSFSRTQHDPQLYRAYCRRGLMPIFAFSMPILAFGFVVARDIVLLLLGNQWLPAVPLLQVLAIAVFVGSMYRVTKWLYVSTSQTDRQLRWGLIHTPVMIGAVAIGAMWGAFGVAVGYAAGICLLTYPSVAFCLKTSPLSTSDFFGVVWRPAFASIIAAIILYATQFALPLNQGVLSLLLKTIVFSVFYLLLWILLGGMQLFKSSRNL from the coding sequence ATGACTCCAGACCCTGTGCGTGTTGATTCTAATCAATACATTCAAACTGACGCACTCAATGCGCAGTTGCAAAAGCGATCGCGCAAGTCTGGCTTGGTGACAGTGGCGGCTCAACCAATTAAGGTCGCTTTAGGAATTGGCTCAACGGCTATCTTGGCAAGACTGCTTACACCAGCAGACTTTGGCTTACTGGCAATGGTTGCTCCCCTGTTGAAACTCGTTGATAGTTTAGCAAACCTTGGTTTAGAAACTGCCACAGTCCAACGCGAAAAATTAGATCATCAACAAGCAAGTGCTGTCTTCTGGTTATCTTTGAAAATTAACGCAGTCGTCCTCGGTTTGATGGTTTTAATGGCTCCTGTCCTGGCGCGATTCTACCAACAAAACGAGCTAACAGAAATAACAATCGCGCTGGCAGTTGGTGTTTTGAGTTTGTGTCTCACGTTTCAGCACAAATCACTTCTCAAGCGACAAATGCGCTTTGAAGCAATCACTGCAATTGAAATCGGTTCGCTACTTGCAGGTGCAATTAGTGCGATCGCGGCGGCTTGGTTGGGTTTGGGGTACTGGGCGTTAGTTTTACAGATTGTCGTGATGCAACTTACTCAAAGCATTGCAAGTTGGTTTGTGTGTGGTTGGCGACCAGCAAGATATGTCAAATCAAATGCTTTAGATTTCAATTTGCGGGCAATGGTTGCTTATGGAGCACACTTAACTGGGTTTCGCTTTCTGACACGTATTGGAATGTCACTTGACCGCATTCTCATAGGCTACTTGAGTGGTGCGGGCGCACTCGGGTTTTATGCGGTTGCTTACCAGTGGGCGTATTTTCCTTTTGAGCAGATTTATCATCCTCTGTTCGATGTTGCGGTGTCGAGTTTTAGTCGGACTCAGCACGATCCCCAACTGTACCGCGCTTACTGTCGGCGGGGGTTGATGCCAATTTTTGCCTTTTCTATGCCCATACTGGCGTTTGGTTTTGTTGTCGCACGCGATATTGTTCTCTTACTCCTAGGAAACCAATGGTTACCAGCCGTTCCTTTGCTTCAAGTTTTGGCGATCGCTGTATTCGTCGGTAGTATGTATCGCGTTACCAAATGGCTCTATGTATCAACAAGTCAAACCGATCGACAGTTACGTTGGGGTTTAATTCATACTCCTGTGATGATTGGCGCTGTCGCCATTGGTGCTATGTGGGGAGCGTTTGGGGTTGCTGTTGGTTATGCAGCGGGAATTTGTTTACTAACTTATCCTTCAGTTGCTTTTTGTTTAAAAACTTCGCCGCTATCAACATCGGATTTTTTTGGTGTTGTTTGGCGACCAGCATTTGCTTCGATTATCGCCGCCATCATTCTTTATGCAACTCAATTTGCTTTACCACTCAACCAGGGTGTTTTGAGTTTACTACTCAAGACGATCGTTTTTAGCGTGTTTTATCTGCTGTTATGGATACTTTTGGGAGGAATGCAACTATTCAAGAGCTCTAGAAATTTGTAA
- a CDS encoding sterol desaturase family protein, whose protein sequence is MGQTTATLLEIASKLAQDLIQSIYEIFVYASANYFRFTILSFLVFWVLFKDRLAHFRIQPRPKTKNKVILREIGFSLSTFVVIGTINWFLNIVLQERYGLFYDNVYSDISTYGWSYFCLSIFLLLVIDDTYFYWAHRLLHHPQLFRRVHKVHHYSIDPTPFSTYSFHPLEAAILFFGYRLTPSIIPVHNLAISLWLLLTLLNAIIIHLGYEIYPRWFTKSRLTNWKTPSTHHNMHHAKVHGNYGLIFTWWDKLMKTEFPDYQAQVEAVQQRKLTLQKKK, encoded by the coding sequence ATGGGGCAAACGACTGCAACATTGTTAGAGATAGCAAGCAAGTTAGCTCAAGACTTAATCCAAAGTATTTACGAGATATTTGTTTATGCTAGTGCCAATTATTTTCGATTTACAATTCTCAGTTTTCTCGTTTTTTGGGTATTATTTAAAGATAGATTAGCACATTTTCGCATCCAACCTCGACCAAAAACAAAAAACAAAGTCATCCTCAGAGAAATTGGTTTTAGTTTATCAACTTTTGTAGTTATTGGCACGATAAATTGGTTTTTAAATATAGTTTTACAGGAGCGTTATGGTTTATTTTATGACAATGTATACAGTGATATTAGTACTTACGGTTGGAGTTATTTTTGCTTAAGTATATTTTTGTTACTCGTCATTGATGACACATACTTCTACTGGGCGCATCGTTTACTGCATCATCCACAACTATTTCGCCGCGTTCATAAAGTACATCATTACAGCATCGATCCTACGCCTTTTTCAACTTATTCTTTTCATCCATTAGAAGCAGCTATTTTGTTTTTTGGTTATCGGCTAACGCCATCTATTATTCCTGTACACAATTTAGCTATTAGTCTTTGGTTACTCCTAACGTTATTAAATGCAATTATTATTCATCTTGGTTATGAAATTTATCCTCGATGGTTTACTAAATCGCGATTGACAAATTGGAAAACTCCTAGTACCCACCACAATATGCATCATGCAAAAGTACATGGTAACTATGGTTTGATTTTCACGTGGTGGGACAAGCTGATGAAAACAGAATTTCCTGATTATCAAGCACAAGTAGAAGCTGTACAGCAACGAAAACTTACCTTGCAAAAGAAAAAATAA
- a CDS encoding DNA-binding transcriptional regulator — MIKKRLVIDQPFIGKFIREVRQEIGLTQEQFAAEVGVTCSSVNRWENGRGKPLPLAMEKILTMLEQMGERGQELLAKYSNH; from the coding sequence ATGATTAAAAAACGTTTAGTCATAGATCAGCCTTTTATAGGTAAATTTATTCGCGAAGTTCGGCAAGAAATTGGACTCACACAAGAGCAGTTTGCAGCTGAAGTGGGCGTGACTTGTTCTTCAGTTAATCGTTGGGAAAATGGTCGGGGTAAGCCGTTACCGCTAGCGATGGAAAAGATTCTGACAATGTTGGAACAAATGGGCGAACGCGGTCAGGAGTTACTAGCGAAGTATTCAAACCATTAA